One window of the Megalops cyprinoides isolate fMegCyp1 chromosome 2, fMegCyp1.pri, whole genome shotgun sequence genome contains the following:
- the LOC118796397 gene encoding neurturin-like, whose product MKLWKCAALALMLCGAALSLFLIRNMVPARAQQLHSWASSSTQPLPSPSTSSSSLMDRHHRRARAAEGMNSLLSELSHVFQSFTEGELKQIIGTFVDKKVRRDSLQVSQSKRTKRARKGLKPCSLRYKEVTVSELGLGFESDEVLQFQYCSGKCTEHRRNYDITLENMKKKGIIEREKRSKARHKPCCRPITYEDISFLSVLGNSSSYHTIHKVLAQKCGCV is encoded by the exons ATGAAGTTATGGAAGTGTGCCGCCCTCGCCTTGATGCTCTGTGGTGCAGCACTGTCCCTCTTCCTCATTAGAAACATGGTTCCTGCAAGGGCTCAACAGCTTCACTCTTGGGCTTCATCCTCAACGCAGCCATTGCCATCACCCTCAACCTCAAGTTCCTCTTTGATGGACAGGCACCACCGCAGggccagagcagcagagggaaTGAACTCTCTCCTTTCCGAAC TCTCACACGTGTTCCAGAGcttcacagagggagagctgaAGCAAATCATTGGGACTTTTGTGGACAAGAAGGTTAGAAGAGACAGTCTGCAAGTCAGCCAGAGCAAGAGGACTAAGCGGGCCAGAAAAGGACTAAAACCTTGTTCGCTGAGGTACAAGGAAGTTACAGTAAGTGAGCTGGGCCTTGGCTTCGAGAGCGATGAGGTTCTGCAGTTCCAGTACTGCAGTGGGAAGTGCACTGAACACAGACGCAATTATGACATAACTTTggagaatatgaaaaaaaagggCATCAtcgagagagaaaagagaagcaaagcCCGACACAAACCCTGCTGTCGTCCAATCACTTATGAAGACATATCTTTCCTATCAGTCCTGGGCAACAGCAGCTCATATCATACCATTCACAAAGTGTTAGCCCAGAAGTGTGGTTGTGTATAA